A genomic region of Xiphophorus couchianus chromosome 18, X_couchianus-1.0, whole genome shotgun sequence contains the following coding sequences:
- the ano7 gene encoding anoctamin-7 isoform X4, whose amino-acid sequence MRTTQRVVSQVRRKINFVLLSAPWNVLCYYAEEISLRAPLQVVTIPITNWSERFLSKLSLSSPLSQNVPNQPPDYYTCQFRTNKLERFLGSDNKETFFKTTQRHKVLYEILARTPYGSVNRGEVGIDRLISEEVFTAAYPLHEGDYRMPDDPVPLKSLVLRQILHEYWSKWSCWRRYQPLDHIREYFGEKIALYFAWIGFYTAWLLPASLIGTLVFLLGFVLVSSDVPAKELCESKDSFIMCPLCDICSTWNYSSICFTYKAGLLFDNWGTVFLSFFMSLWAVTFLEYWKRTCSTLSHRWDCTDLEDIEERPRPEFSAMAPMTTRNPITGAEEPYFPENKRFRRTVTGCMVIIVMVAVVLMFLIAIILYRTIISVVIYKTVRTNSFFGISAVTIASLSGSVLNLLVILMLSKIYTTLADILTRWEMHRTQTKYEDMFILKVFIFQFVNFYSTPVYIAFFKGRFVGYPGMYKTLFGIRNEDCGVGGCLIDLAQELLVIMVGKQIINNIEEFVSPKVKVWWQRNKMHPLLTNKAQTMMNVSPWEADYDLLVCEGLFGEYLEMVLQFGFITIFVAACPLAPLFALMNNWVEIRLDAQKFVTQYRRPVVERAQNIGIWFPILQFITHIAVISNAFLIAFTSSFVPRLYYRYTRNSTLSGFVNFTLSTAPESYIQQHHNISCRYRGIKDEKGDHLPEFYELLVIRLSCVIIFEHVVFFIHRLIDLIVPDIPEDVELKMKREHYMAKQALAENKALGKTSIANDKDVVSGDMHHRGSRGLIQWNDSQSPSLKKVPKKRKSIMQLQT is encoded by the exons ATGAGAACGACACAG AGGGTGGTCTCCCAGGTCAGGAGAAAGATCAACTTTGTCCTCCTCAGCGCCCCCTGGAATGTCCTCTGTTACTACGCTGAGGAGATCAGTCTCAGAGCGCCCCTCCAG GTGGTCACCATTCCAATCACTAACTGGTCCGAAAGATTCCTGTCCAAGCTGTCCCTCTCCAGTCCACTGTCCCAGAACGTCCCCAACCAACCACCTGACTACTACACCTGTCAGTTCAGGACCAACAAGCTGGAGAG GTTCCTGGGAAGTGACAACAAAGAGACGTTCTTTAAGACCACCCAGAGACACAAAGTG cTATATGAGATCCTGGCCAGAACTCCGTACGGTTCTGTGAACCGGGGCGAGGTGGGCATCGACCGGCTGATCAGTGAGGAAGTCTTCACGGCAGCGTACCCACTGCACGAG GGGGACTACAGGATGCCGGACGACCCAGTGCCCCTAAAGTCTTTAGTACTGAGGCAGATCCTGCATGAGTACTGGTCCAAGTGGTCCTGCTGGAGACGCTACCAACCTCTGGACCACATAAGGGAGTATTTTGGGGAAAAGATAGCTCTCTACTTTGCATGGATCG GTTTCTACACTGCCTGGCTGCTGCCTGCTTCTCTGATTGGGACTCTGGTCTTCCTGTTGGGTTTTGTGCTTGTGTCCTCCGATGTCCCAGC GAAGGAGCTGTGCGAGAGCAAAGACTCTTTCATCATGTGTCCTCTCTGCGACATCTGCTCCACCTGGAACTATTCCAGCATCTGCTTCACCTATAAG GCGGGTCTCCTGTTTGACAACTGGGGGACAGTGTTTCTCAGCTTCTTCATGTCTTTGTGGGCCGTCACCTTCCTGGAGTACTGGAAGAGAACTTGTTCAACTCTTTCCCACCGCTGGGACTGCACCGACTTGGAGGACATTGAG GAGCGTCCGCGTCCAGAGTTCTCGGCCATGGCGCCGATGACCACGAGGAACCCGATCACTGGGGCCGAGGAACCTTACTTTCCTGAGAATAAACGCTTCCGCAGAACTGTGACTGGATGCATGGTCATCATTGTCATG GTTGCAGTGGTCCTGATGTTCCTCATTGCCATTATTTTGTATCGTACCATCATCAGTGTCGTCATCTACAAGACAGTTAGAACTAACAGTTTCTTCGGCATATCT GCTGTGACGATAGCCAGCCTCTCAGGGTCAGTGTTGAACCTGCTTGTTATCCTCATGCTGTCCAAGATTTACACCACGCTGGCCGACATCCTCACACGCTGGG AGATGCATCGCACTCAAACCAAATATGAAGACATGTTCATCCTCAAAGTTTTCATATTCCAGTTTGTGAACTTCTACTCAACTCCAGTCTACATCGCCTTCTTCAAAGGCAG GTTCGTTGGTTACCCTGGAATGTACAAAACTCTGTTTGGAATTCGCAATGAAGAT TGTGGAGTCGGCGGGTGTCTTATTGACCTGGCTCAGGAGCTGCTGGTCATCATGGTGGGAAAACAGATCATCAACAACATCGAGGAGTTCGTCTCCCC GAAGGTTAAGGTGTGGtggcaaagaaacaaaatgcatccTCTCCTGACGAACAAGGCTCAGACGATGATGAACGTTTCTCCTTGGGAGGCAGATTACGACCTGCTGGTCTGTGAGGGACTCTTCGGTGAATATCTGGAGATGG TGCTTCAGTTTGGTTTCATCACCATCTTTGTGGCGGCGTGTCCTCTCGCTCCTCTCTTTGCTCTCATGAACAACTGGGTGGAAATCCGTTTGGACGCTCAGAAGTTTGTGACTCAATACCGCCGCCCGGTGGTGGAGCGAGCTCAGAACATCGGCATCTGGTTTCCCATCCTGCAGTTCATCACACACATAGCCGTCATCAGCAAC GCTTTTCTCATTGCCTTCACCTCGTCCTTTGTGCCTCGGCTGTACTACCGTTACACCAGAAACAGCACCCTGAGCGGCTTCGTTAACTTCACCCTGTCAACAGCCCCAGAGAGCTACATCCAGCAGCACCACAACATCTCCTGCAG GTATCGAGGTATCAAGGATGAGAAAGGTGACCACCTGCCGGAGTTCTATGAACTCCTTGTTATACGACTTAGCTGTGTCATCATCTTTGAG CATGTGGTCTTTTTCATCCACCGACTAATCGACTTGATAGTTCCTGACATCCCTGAAGACGTGGAGCTTAAGATGAAGAGGGAGCACTACATGGCTAAACAGGCGCTGGCTGAGAATAAG GCTTTAGGGAAAACCTCTATTGCAAACGATAAGGACGTTGTGTCAGGCGACATGCATCATCGTGGATCCAGAGGCCTAATACAATGGAATGACAGTCAATCACCAAGTCTGAAGAAGGTCCCAAAAAAACGGAAATCCATCATGCAGCTGCAGACCTGA
- the ano7 gene encoding anoctamin-7 isoform X1: MKSRGDKIEDSSTLIAMETTSEINYGSTTKKAATQDRNVFSDGKTRIDFVLVWEELRGANENDTGNSATQRKWREQFLSRLRQVGLLQEQRVVSQVRRKINFVLLSAPWNVLCYYAEEISLRAPLQVVTIPITNWSERFLSKLSLSSPLSQNVPNQPPDYYTCQFRTNKLERFLGSDNKETFFKTTQRHKVLYEILARTPYGSVNRGEVGIDRLISEEVFTAAYPLHEGDYRMPDDPVPLKSLVLRQILHEYWSKWSCWRRYQPLDHIREYFGEKIALYFAWIGFYTAWLLPASLIGTLVFLLGFVLVSSDVPAKELCESKDSFIMCPLCDICSTWNYSSICFTYKAGLLFDNWGTVFLSFFMSLWAVTFLEYWKRTCSTLSHRWDCTDLEDIEERPRPEFSAMAPMTTRNPITGAEEPYFPENKRFRRTVTGCMVIIVMVAVVLMFLIAIILYRTIISVVIYKTVRTNSFFGISAVTIASLSGSVLNLLVILMLSKIYTTLADILTRWEMHRTQTKYEDMFILKVFIFQFVNFYSTPVYIAFFKGRFVGYPGMYKTLFGIRNEDCGVGGCLIDLAQELLVIMVGKQIINNIEEFVSPKVKVWWQRNKMHPLLTNKAQTMMNVSPWEADYDLLVCEGLFGEYLEMVLQFGFITIFVAACPLAPLFALMNNWVEIRLDAQKFVTQYRRPVVERAQNIGIWFPILQFITHIAVISNAFLIAFTSSFVPRLYYRYTRNSTLSGFVNFTLSTAPESYIQQHHNISCRYRGIKDEKGDHLPEFYELLVIRLSCVIIFEHVVFFIHRLIDLIVPDIPEDVELKMKREHYMAKQALAENKALGKTSIANDKDVVSGDMHHRGSRGLIQWNDSQSPSLKKVPKKRKSIMQLQT, encoded by the exons atgaagagcagagggGACAAGATAGAGGACAGCAGCACCCTCATCGCCATGGAAACGACCTCTGAGATCAACTACGGCAGTACCACCAAG AAAGCAGCGACTCAGGACAGGAACGTGTTCAGCGACGGAAAGACTCGAATTG ATTTTGTCCTGGTGTGGGAGGAGCTTCGGGGTGCTAATGAGAACGACACAGGTAATAGCGCCACCCAGAGGAAGTGGAGGGAACAGTTTCTGAGCAGACTGAGACAAGTAGGCCTGCTGCAGGAGCAG AGGGTGGTCTCCCAGGTCAGGAGAAAGATCAACTTTGTCCTCCTCAGCGCCCCCTGGAATGTCCTCTGTTACTACGCTGAGGAGATCAGTCTCAGAGCGCCCCTCCAG GTGGTCACCATTCCAATCACTAACTGGTCCGAAAGATTCCTGTCCAAGCTGTCCCTCTCCAGTCCACTGTCCCAGAACGTCCCCAACCAACCACCTGACTACTACACCTGTCAGTTCAGGACCAACAAGCTGGAGAG GTTCCTGGGAAGTGACAACAAAGAGACGTTCTTTAAGACCACCCAGAGACACAAAGTG cTATATGAGATCCTGGCCAGAACTCCGTACGGTTCTGTGAACCGGGGCGAGGTGGGCATCGACCGGCTGATCAGTGAGGAAGTCTTCACGGCAGCGTACCCACTGCACGAG GGGGACTACAGGATGCCGGACGACCCAGTGCCCCTAAAGTCTTTAGTACTGAGGCAGATCCTGCATGAGTACTGGTCCAAGTGGTCCTGCTGGAGACGCTACCAACCTCTGGACCACATAAGGGAGTATTTTGGGGAAAAGATAGCTCTCTACTTTGCATGGATCG GTTTCTACACTGCCTGGCTGCTGCCTGCTTCTCTGATTGGGACTCTGGTCTTCCTGTTGGGTTTTGTGCTTGTGTCCTCCGATGTCCCAGC GAAGGAGCTGTGCGAGAGCAAAGACTCTTTCATCATGTGTCCTCTCTGCGACATCTGCTCCACCTGGAACTATTCCAGCATCTGCTTCACCTATAAG GCGGGTCTCCTGTTTGACAACTGGGGGACAGTGTTTCTCAGCTTCTTCATGTCTTTGTGGGCCGTCACCTTCCTGGAGTACTGGAAGAGAACTTGTTCAACTCTTTCCCACCGCTGGGACTGCACCGACTTGGAGGACATTGAG GAGCGTCCGCGTCCAGAGTTCTCGGCCATGGCGCCGATGACCACGAGGAACCCGATCACTGGGGCCGAGGAACCTTACTTTCCTGAGAATAAACGCTTCCGCAGAACTGTGACTGGATGCATGGTCATCATTGTCATG GTTGCAGTGGTCCTGATGTTCCTCATTGCCATTATTTTGTATCGTACCATCATCAGTGTCGTCATCTACAAGACAGTTAGAACTAACAGTTTCTTCGGCATATCT GCTGTGACGATAGCCAGCCTCTCAGGGTCAGTGTTGAACCTGCTTGTTATCCTCATGCTGTCCAAGATTTACACCACGCTGGCCGACATCCTCACACGCTGGG AGATGCATCGCACTCAAACCAAATATGAAGACATGTTCATCCTCAAAGTTTTCATATTCCAGTTTGTGAACTTCTACTCAACTCCAGTCTACATCGCCTTCTTCAAAGGCAG GTTCGTTGGTTACCCTGGAATGTACAAAACTCTGTTTGGAATTCGCAATGAAGAT TGTGGAGTCGGCGGGTGTCTTATTGACCTGGCTCAGGAGCTGCTGGTCATCATGGTGGGAAAACAGATCATCAACAACATCGAGGAGTTCGTCTCCCC GAAGGTTAAGGTGTGGtggcaaagaaacaaaatgcatccTCTCCTGACGAACAAGGCTCAGACGATGATGAACGTTTCTCCTTGGGAGGCAGATTACGACCTGCTGGTCTGTGAGGGACTCTTCGGTGAATATCTGGAGATGG TGCTTCAGTTTGGTTTCATCACCATCTTTGTGGCGGCGTGTCCTCTCGCTCCTCTCTTTGCTCTCATGAACAACTGGGTGGAAATCCGTTTGGACGCTCAGAAGTTTGTGACTCAATACCGCCGCCCGGTGGTGGAGCGAGCTCAGAACATCGGCATCTGGTTTCCCATCCTGCAGTTCATCACACACATAGCCGTCATCAGCAAC GCTTTTCTCATTGCCTTCACCTCGTCCTTTGTGCCTCGGCTGTACTACCGTTACACCAGAAACAGCACCCTGAGCGGCTTCGTTAACTTCACCCTGTCAACAGCCCCAGAGAGCTACATCCAGCAGCACCACAACATCTCCTGCAG GTATCGAGGTATCAAGGATGAGAAAGGTGACCACCTGCCGGAGTTCTATGAACTCCTTGTTATACGACTTAGCTGTGTCATCATCTTTGAG CATGTGGTCTTTTTCATCCACCGACTAATCGACTTGATAGTTCCTGACATCCCTGAAGACGTGGAGCTTAAGATGAAGAGGGAGCACTACATGGCTAAACAGGCGCTGGCTGAGAATAAG GCTTTAGGGAAAACCTCTATTGCAAACGATAAGGACGTTGTGTCAGGCGACATGCATCATCGTGGATCCAGAGGCCTAATACAATGGAATGACAGTCAATCACCAAGTCTGAAGAAGGTCCCAAAAAAACGGAAATCCATCATGCAGCTGCAGACCTGA
- the ano7 gene encoding anoctamin-7 isoform X3, with protein sequence MKSRGDKIEDSSTLIAMETTSEINYGSTTKKAATQDRNVFSDGKTRIDFVLVWEELRGANENDTGNSATQRKWREQFLSRLRQVGLLQEQRVVSQVRRKINFVLLSAPWNVLCYYAEEISLRAPLQVVTIPITNWSERFLSKLSLSSPLSQNVPNQPPDYYTCQFRTNKLERFLGSDNKETFFKTTQRHKVLYEILARTPYGSVNRGEVGIDRLISEEVFTAAYPLHEGDYRMPDDPVPLKSLVLRQILHEYWSKWSCWRRYQPLDHIREYFGEKIALYFAWIGFYTAWLLPASLIGTLVFLLGFVLVSSDVPAKELCESKDSFIMCPLCDICSTWNYSSICFTYKAGLLFDNWGTVFLSFFMSLWAVTFLEYWKRTCSTLSHRWDCTDLEDIEERPRPEFSAMAPMTTRNPITGAEEPYFPENKRFRRTVTGCMVIIVMVAVVLMFLIAIILYRTIISVVIYKTVRTNSFFGISAVTIASLSGSVLNLLVILMLSKIYTTLADILTRWEMHRTQTKYEDMFILKVFIFQFVNFYSTPVYIAFFKGRFVGYPGMYKTLFGIRNEDCGVGGCLIDLAQELLVIMVGKQIINNIEEFVSPKVKVWWQRNKMHPLLTNKAQTMMNVSPWEADYDLLVCEGLFVLQFGFITIFVAACPLAPLFALMNNWVEIRLDAQKFVTQYRRPVVERAQNIGIWFPILQFITHIAVISNAFLIAFTSSFVPRLYYRYTRNSTLSGFVNFTLSTAPESYIQQHHNISCRYRGIKDEKGDHLPEFYELLVIRLSCVIIFEHVVFFIHRLIDLIVPDIPEDVELKMKREHYMAKQALAENKALGKTSIANDKDVVSGDMHHRGSRGLIQWNDSQSPSLKKVPKKRKSIMQLQT encoded by the exons atgaagagcagagggGACAAGATAGAGGACAGCAGCACCCTCATCGCCATGGAAACGACCTCTGAGATCAACTACGGCAGTACCACCAAG AAAGCAGCGACTCAGGACAGGAACGTGTTCAGCGACGGAAAGACTCGAATTG ATTTTGTCCTGGTGTGGGAGGAGCTTCGGGGTGCTAATGAGAACGACACAGGTAATAGCGCCACCCAGAGGAAGTGGAGGGAACAGTTTCTGAGCAGACTGAGACAAGTAGGCCTGCTGCAGGAGCAG AGGGTGGTCTCCCAGGTCAGGAGAAAGATCAACTTTGTCCTCCTCAGCGCCCCCTGGAATGTCCTCTGTTACTACGCTGAGGAGATCAGTCTCAGAGCGCCCCTCCAG GTGGTCACCATTCCAATCACTAACTGGTCCGAAAGATTCCTGTCCAAGCTGTCCCTCTCCAGTCCACTGTCCCAGAACGTCCCCAACCAACCACCTGACTACTACACCTGTCAGTTCAGGACCAACAAGCTGGAGAG GTTCCTGGGAAGTGACAACAAAGAGACGTTCTTTAAGACCACCCAGAGACACAAAGTG cTATATGAGATCCTGGCCAGAACTCCGTACGGTTCTGTGAACCGGGGCGAGGTGGGCATCGACCGGCTGATCAGTGAGGAAGTCTTCACGGCAGCGTACCCACTGCACGAG GGGGACTACAGGATGCCGGACGACCCAGTGCCCCTAAAGTCTTTAGTACTGAGGCAGATCCTGCATGAGTACTGGTCCAAGTGGTCCTGCTGGAGACGCTACCAACCTCTGGACCACATAAGGGAGTATTTTGGGGAAAAGATAGCTCTCTACTTTGCATGGATCG GTTTCTACACTGCCTGGCTGCTGCCTGCTTCTCTGATTGGGACTCTGGTCTTCCTGTTGGGTTTTGTGCTTGTGTCCTCCGATGTCCCAGC GAAGGAGCTGTGCGAGAGCAAAGACTCTTTCATCATGTGTCCTCTCTGCGACATCTGCTCCACCTGGAACTATTCCAGCATCTGCTTCACCTATAAG GCGGGTCTCCTGTTTGACAACTGGGGGACAGTGTTTCTCAGCTTCTTCATGTCTTTGTGGGCCGTCACCTTCCTGGAGTACTGGAAGAGAACTTGTTCAACTCTTTCCCACCGCTGGGACTGCACCGACTTGGAGGACATTGAG GAGCGTCCGCGTCCAGAGTTCTCGGCCATGGCGCCGATGACCACGAGGAACCCGATCACTGGGGCCGAGGAACCTTACTTTCCTGAGAATAAACGCTTCCGCAGAACTGTGACTGGATGCATGGTCATCATTGTCATG GTTGCAGTGGTCCTGATGTTCCTCATTGCCATTATTTTGTATCGTACCATCATCAGTGTCGTCATCTACAAGACAGTTAGAACTAACAGTTTCTTCGGCATATCT GCTGTGACGATAGCCAGCCTCTCAGGGTCAGTGTTGAACCTGCTTGTTATCCTCATGCTGTCCAAGATTTACACCACGCTGGCCGACATCCTCACACGCTGGG AGATGCATCGCACTCAAACCAAATATGAAGACATGTTCATCCTCAAAGTTTTCATATTCCAGTTTGTGAACTTCTACTCAACTCCAGTCTACATCGCCTTCTTCAAAGGCAG GTTCGTTGGTTACCCTGGAATGTACAAAACTCTGTTTGGAATTCGCAATGAAGAT TGTGGAGTCGGCGGGTGTCTTATTGACCTGGCTCAGGAGCTGCTGGTCATCATGGTGGGAAAACAGATCATCAACAACATCGAGGAGTTCGTCTCCCC GAAGGTTAAGGTGTGGtggcaaagaaacaaaatgcatccTCTCCTGACGAACAAGGCTCAGACGATGATGAACGTTTCTCCTTGGGAGGCAGATTACGACCTGCTGGTCTGTGAGGGACTCTTCG TGCTTCAGTTTGGTTTCATCACCATCTTTGTGGCGGCGTGTCCTCTCGCTCCTCTCTTTGCTCTCATGAACAACTGGGTGGAAATCCGTTTGGACGCTCAGAAGTTTGTGACTCAATACCGCCGCCCGGTGGTGGAGCGAGCTCAGAACATCGGCATCTGGTTTCCCATCCTGCAGTTCATCACACACATAGCCGTCATCAGCAAC GCTTTTCTCATTGCCTTCACCTCGTCCTTTGTGCCTCGGCTGTACTACCGTTACACCAGAAACAGCACCCTGAGCGGCTTCGTTAACTTCACCCTGTCAACAGCCCCAGAGAGCTACATCCAGCAGCACCACAACATCTCCTGCAG GTATCGAGGTATCAAGGATGAGAAAGGTGACCACCTGCCGGAGTTCTATGAACTCCTTGTTATACGACTTAGCTGTGTCATCATCTTTGAG CATGTGGTCTTTTTCATCCACCGACTAATCGACTTGATAGTTCCTGACATCCCTGAAGACGTGGAGCTTAAGATGAAGAGGGAGCACTACATGGCTAAACAGGCGCTGGCTGAGAATAAG GCTTTAGGGAAAACCTCTATTGCAAACGATAAGGACGTTGTGTCAGGCGACATGCATCATCGTGGATCCAGAGGCCTAATACAATGGAATGACAGTCAATCACCAAGTCTGAAGAAGGTCCCAAAAAAACGGAAATCCATCATGCAGCTGCAGACCTGA
- the ano7 gene encoding anoctamin-7 isoform X2 — translation MKSRGDKIEDSSTLIAMETTSEINYGSTTKKAATQDRNVFSDGKTRIDFVLVWEELRGANENDTGNSATQRKWREQFLSRLRQVGLLQEQRVVSQVRRKINFVLLSAPWNVLCYYAEEISLRAPLQVVTIPITNWSERFLSKLSLSSPLSQNVPNQPPDYYTCQFRTNKLERFLGSDNKETFFKTTQRHKVLYEILARTPYGSVNRGEVGIDRLISEEVFTAAYPLHEGDYRMPDDPVPLKSLVLRQILHEYWSKWSCWRRYQPLDHIREYFGEKIALYFAWIGFYTAWLLPASLIGTLVFLLGFVLVSSDVPAKELCESKDSFIMCPLCDICSTWNYSSICFTYKAGLLFDNWGTVFLSFFMSLWAVTFLEYWKRTCSTLSHRWDCTDLEDIEERPRPEFSAMAPMTTRNPITGAEEPYFPENKRFRRTVTGCMVIIVMVAVVLMFLIAIILYRTIISVVIYKTVRTNSFFGISAVTIASLSGSVLNLLVILMLSKIYTTLADILTRWEMHRTQTKYEDMFILKVFIFQFVNFYSTPVYIAFFKGRFVGYPGMYKTLFGIRNEDCGVGGCLIDLAQELLVIMVGKQIINNIEEFVSPKVKVWWQRNKMHPLLTNKAQTMMNVSPWEADYDLLVCEGLFVLLFSVLQFGFITIFVAACPLAPLFALMNNWVEIRLDAQKFVTQYRRPVVERAQNIGIWFPILQFITHIAVISNAFLIAFTSSFVPRLYYRYTRNSTLSGFVNFTLSTAPESYIQQHHNISCRYRGIKDEKGDHLPEFYELLVIRLSCVIIFEHVVFFIHRLIDLIVPDIPEDVELKMKREHYMAKQALAENKALGKTSIANDKDVVSGDMHHRGSRGLIQWNDSQSPSLKKVPKKRKSIMQLQT, via the exons atgaagagcagagggGACAAGATAGAGGACAGCAGCACCCTCATCGCCATGGAAACGACCTCTGAGATCAACTACGGCAGTACCACCAAG AAAGCAGCGACTCAGGACAGGAACGTGTTCAGCGACGGAAAGACTCGAATTG ATTTTGTCCTGGTGTGGGAGGAGCTTCGGGGTGCTAATGAGAACGACACAGGTAATAGCGCCACCCAGAGGAAGTGGAGGGAACAGTTTCTGAGCAGACTGAGACAAGTAGGCCTGCTGCAGGAGCAG AGGGTGGTCTCCCAGGTCAGGAGAAAGATCAACTTTGTCCTCCTCAGCGCCCCCTGGAATGTCCTCTGTTACTACGCTGAGGAGATCAGTCTCAGAGCGCCCCTCCAG GTGGTCACCATTCCAATCACTAACTGGTCCGAAAGATTCCTGTCCAAGCTGTCCCTCTCCAGTCCACTGTCCCAGAACGTCCCCAACCAACCACCTGACTACTACACCTGTCAGTTCAGGACCAACAAGCTGGAGAG GTTCCTGGGAAGTGACAACAAAGAGACGTTCTTTAAGACCACCCAGAGACACAAAGTG cTATATGAGATCCTGGCCAGAACTCCGTACGGTTCTGTGAACCGGGGCGAGGTGGGCATCGACCGGCTGATCAGTGAGGAAGTCTTCACGGCAGCGTACCCACTGCACGAG GGGGACTACAGGATGCCGGACGACCCAGTGCCCCTAAAGTCTTTAGTACTGAGGCAGATCCTGCATGAGTACTGGTCCAAGTGGTCCTGCTGGAGACGCTACCAACCTCTGGACCACATAAGGGAGTATTTTGGGGAAAAGATAGCTCTCTACTTTGCATGGATCG GTTTCTACACTGCCTGGCTGCTGCCTGCTTCTCTGATTGGGACTCTGGTCTTCCTGTTGGGTTTTGTGCTTGTGTCCTCCGATGTCCCAGC GAAGGAGCTGTGCGAGAGCAAAGACTCTTTCATCATGTGTCCTCTCTGCGACATCTGCTCCACCTGGAACTATTCCAGCATCTGCTTCACCTATAAG GCGGGTCTCCTGTTTGACAACTGGGGGACAGTGTTTCTCAGCTTCTTCATGTCTTTGTGGGCCGTCACCTTCCTGGAGTACTGGAAGAGAACTTGTTCAACTCTTTCCCACCGCTGGGACTGCACCGACTTGGAGGACATTGAG GAGCGTCCGCGTCCAGAGTTCTCGGCCATGGCGCCGATGACCACGAGGAACCCGATCACTGGGGCCGAGGAACCTTACTTTCCTGAGAATAAACGCTTCCGCAGAACTGTGACTGGATGCATGGTCATCATTGTCATG GTTGCAGTGGTCCTGATGTTCCTCATTGCCATTATTTTGTATCGTACCATCATCAGTGTCGTCATCTACAAGACAGTTAGAACTAACAGTTTCTTCGGCATATCT GCTGTGACGATAGCCAGCCTCTCAGGGTCAGTGTTGAACCTGCTTGTTATCCTCATGCTGTCCAAGATTTACACCACGCTGGCCGACATCCTCACACGCTGGG AGATGCATCGCACTCAAACCAAATATGAAGACATGTTCATCCTCAAAGTTTTCATATTCCAGTTTGTGAACTTCTACTCAACTCCAGTCTACATCGCCTTCTTCAAAGGCAG GTTCGTTGGTTACCCTGGAATGTACAAAACTCTGTTTGGAATTCGCAATGAAGAT TGTGGAGTCGGCGGGTGTCTTATTGACCTGGCTCAGGAGCTGCTGGTCATCATGGTGGGAAAACAGATCATCAACAACATCGAGGAGTTCGTCTCCCC GAAGGTTAAGGTGTGGtggcaaagaaacaaaatgcatccTCTCCTGACGAACAAGGCTCAGACGATGATGAACGTTTCTCCTTGGGAGGCAGATTACGACCTGCTGGTCTGTGAGGGACTCTTCG TGCTGCTCTTCTCAGTGCTTCAGTTTGGTTTCATCACCATCTTTGTGGCGGCGTGTCCTCTCGCTCCTCTCTTTGCTCTCATGAACAACTGGGTGGAAATCCGTTTGGACGCTCAGAAGTTTGTGACTCAATACCGCCGCCCGGTGGTGGAGCGAGCTCAGAACATCGGCATCTGGTTTCCCATCCTGCAGTTCATCACACACATAGCCGTCATCAGCAAC GCTTTTCTCATTGCCTTCACCTCGTCCTTTGTGCCTCGGCTGTACTACCGTTACACCAGAAACAGCACCCTGAGCGGCTTCGTTAACTTCACCCTGTCAACAGCCCCAGAGAGCTACATCCAGCAGCACCACAACATCTCCTGCAG GTATCGAGGTATCAAGGATGAGAAAGGTGACCACCTGCCGGAGTTCTATGAACTCCTTGTTATACGACTTAGCTGTGTCATCATCTTTGAG CATGTGGTCTTTTTCATCCACCGACTAATCGACTTGATAGTTCCTGACATCCCTGAAGACGTGGAGCTTAAGATGAAGAGGGAGCACTACATGGCTAAACAGGCGCTGGCTGAGAATAAG GCTTTAGGGAAAACCTCTATTGCAAACGATAAGGACGTTGTGTCAGGCGACATGCATCATCGTGGATCCAGAGGCCTAATACAATGGAATGACAGTCAATCACCAAGTCTGAAGAAGGTCCCAAAAAAACGGAAATCCATCATGCAGCTGCAGACCTGA